The following coding sequences lie in one Primulina huaijiensis isolate GDHJ02 chromosome 2, ASM1229523v2, whole genome shotgun sequence genomic window:
- the LOC140971581 gene encoding LOW QUALITY PROTEIN: uncharacterized protein (The sequence of the model RefSeq protein was modified relative to this genomic sequence to represent the inferred CDS: substituted 1 base at 1 genomic stop codon): MASSSSAPASGGGPNPSGRGRSLGFFETAMERNPSFVQFFVMTGILLLSARSLTQKYRIHELTEDIALLQXEQKGLKSRMNKIKSLLVEAALEPTSAFAARLRLLFGDESK; the protein is encoded by the coding sequence ATGGCATCCTCGTCCTCGGCACCCGCCAGCGGCGGCGGACCAAACCCTAGCGGGCGCGGAAGGTCCCTCGGCTTCTTCGAGACCGCCATGGAGAGAAATCCAAGCTTCGTTCAATTCTTCGTGATGACAGGAATACTTCTGCTAAGCGCCAGGTCCCTAACCCAGAAGTATCGCATTCACGAACTTACGGAGGACATCGCCTTACTGCAATAAGAACAAAAGGGTCTCAAATCCCGTATGAATAAGATCAAAAGTCTCCTCGTTGAAGCCGCTCTCGAGCCCACCAGCGCTTTTGCCGCGAGGCTTCGCCTCCTGTTCGGGGATGAAAGTAAGTga
- the LOC140958387 gene encoding uncharacterized protein yields MEVSQVPFRSISLPSRLHPVHATKFEAESRKLKSCFSKIIPITSEAFQSGLLGLADLYNSVEELTHFHAAQQALIRRHQQDECIVGSIELLDSCNTIKELVQMIKENVRSLQSALRRKGLENSGIQQDVAKYFCCRMKMKKDIAKTLKTLKNLENKNGEGNFISAFEEVREITIVIFKCLLMFLSWPMAKHGGWNLVAKFMIKKSAGSSREFNMISEMSSVDVALNSLQGRIGNGGARVNLDAQMMQRLKNLDSCLEGIEAGLERLFRHLLRSRVTLLNILTDQ; encoded by the coding sequence ATGGAGGTTTCACAAGTTCCCTTTAGGTCCATTAGCTTGCCTTCAAGGCTACACCCCGTTCATGCCACGAAATTTGAAGCTGAGTCAAGAAAGCTTAAATcttgtttttcaaaaataattcccATTACCTCAGAAGCCTTTCAATCTGGTCTATTGGGCTTAGCAGATTTGTACAATTCTGTTGAGGAACTAACACATTTCCATGCCGCTCAACAAGCACTTATCCGCCGACATCAACAGGATGAATGCATTGTGGGCTCGATCGAGTTGCTGGATTCTTGCAACACTATAAAAGAGCTTGTTCAAATGATCAAAGAAAACGTCCGATCCCTTCAATCAGCCCTGCGACGAAAGGGTTTGGAGAACTCCGGCATTCAACAAGATGTAGCCAAATATTTTTGTTGCAGAATGAAAATGAAGAAAGATATAGCTAAGACCCTAAAAACACTAAAGAATTTGGAGAACAAGAATGGAGAAGGAAACTTTATTAGTGCTTTCGAAGAAGTAAGGGAGATCACTATTGTCATTTTCAAGTGTCTTCTAATGTTCTTGTCTTGGCCGATGGCTAAGCATGGGGGTTGGAATTTGGTGGCaaagtttatgataaaaaaatcagCGGGTTCTAGCAGAGAATTTAACATGATTAGTGAAATGAGCAGTGTGGATGTCGCACTAAATTCCCTACAAGGAAGAATTGGAAATGGTGGGGCTAGGGTTAATCTTGATGCACAAATGATGCAAAGATTGAAAAATCTTGATTCTTGCCTTGAAGGTATTGAGGCTGGATTAGAAAGATTGTTTAGGCATTTGCTTAGAAGTAGAGTCACACTTCTCAACATTCTTACCGATCAGTAA